The following nucleotide sequence is from Oryzias latipes chromosome 20, ASM223467v1.
GTTGCCAAAAAGCCGAAGTGGAATCTCTGTGTCAAAGAACTTGTGTTCCTTAACACGCCGTATGAGGCGCTCAACATGCACCCTGAGGCGTGCAATTGCTTGGGTCTCCCTGACCTCACAGGCAGACATCTGGGATCTTCCAGAGAGAAATGCTGGCCTATAAATCTTGCAAGGTACAAGGTCATCAACCAGAAAACCTCGGTCGACCATGATGGCCATTCCAGGTCTCAAAAGGGAGAGAATTCCAGACTCACGCGTGATCTGTTTGTCACTGATGGAACCAGCGTACAGTTGAGAAATAAATGTGACCGCCCCATGAGGAGCCACTCCAAGCAGCCCTTTGAGAGTACAGTGGGACTTGTATGCTGAGAACATTTCACTTTGGAGAAGAGGTGATGAAGGGCACTGGCACCTTAGCTCTGTGCAGTCCAGGATGACTGTAGTGTCTGCATAGTCCTTAAACTCAGCTGGCAGATGTGCCCTTATTTTCTCCTCTGGTATCCAGATCCTCACAGACCCTAGCACAGTGTACAGAAAGTTGCTCCATGTTGTAATGATCCGACTGACTGTGGACTGGTGGACTCCATACCGGTCAGCAAGATCACGCTGTTTTGAACCCAGTGCCAGGTAATTGAGAAACATGAACATCTCATCCATGGGCTGCAGGAAACGAGtctgttcaaaagaaaaacaatttgcgTTATGTTTCTCTCAACCTCTATTAGCCCTGATCTTTGTTAAAGGGATAGTTCACTTCAAAATGAAAATCATATACTCagtgaatttctttctttcttcaaaatatCTTCCTTTGTGTTCAGCAGAAGAAAGAAATTCATACAGGTTTGAAACAACTTGAGGGTGAGTATATGATGacagaattttaattttgaagtgAACTATCCCTTTAAGTTTTATTGTATGGGCCATGTAAATAACTACTTACTACAGTGGAACTTGGCTCTGTAAAGGTGCCTCTCTGTGCTTGTGTCACACTGACCATATTTGGCAGTGATGGCTCTATTAAGGCCCAGAATCTCATCAGCAGGTCATAGGATgcaaatctaaataaatacaattcagATATAATCATTTAAATATTATATCAGTGTATACTATGATATTACTTGGAAGCATTTCAAATATACAACTCTGTTAGCcttcctctctccctctctctctctctcacacacacacacacacacacacacaactataTCTGTTGTTGCAAAAGTAACGTTACTACAGAACAATCTGATATCTTACCTTGTGAAAAAACGTATGTCCTTGTCTGAGGCAGCAAAACGATGAATTCCAAAGCGCTGATTCATTGTCAGCTTCTCGACGTGTTCCCTCAGCTTGAGAATCTCATCTCTGAGAGAGATGTTGTCATCAAGGGCTAAATCAACAACTGCAGGATCTGAAGCTGAAGCGTAGTCGTGGTCCATAGGGATATCAGCTTTCTCGCCTGCGTCGCCGTCATCCTCCGTCATCGGAGGCGGACGCTCTCTCCTCTCCCACACCCCCGGTCGtgaagtgggaagggtgaaaTTGTTCCACTCAAACAGTGCTGGGACAGCTCCCTTGTTTAATAGCCGCCTCCCCGTCTCTGATAAGGGCTCACGAACATCACCCTTGTTAAAATGTCGGCTACATACTCGGGTATGGGGAGTAACTGTGAATTTGTCCCTCCGGATAGCTACAAGCCATTTTCGCCTGATTTCCGCGTCAGATGGAAATGTATGAAAACTAAGTAAACTGTTGTACTTGCTCGAAGCTTGACACAGAGGCACACAGCAATGCTCGGCTGTACTATAGATTGTTCGCTGAAATTTGAACGTTTTCTTACTAGTCATATTGTAGTTGCTGTTATATCGCTTTGTAAACAATCGCCTCAGCGCGAGCGGAAATGGCTTAGCAGGCTGAGATTTTagcggaagtacgtcatcaccTCCGTGTGCATATAGCCTATTTGATATCCTTACTTCAAATCCCTATCTCAGTTATGTCTCAGTGAAAGACATCAATGGTTCTGTCTCTCGTTGCTCAATAATTTAGATCttgttttagccttttttttattgtctcagcaaaaagaaaaattagagtAGTACAAGCCCTAAAATGAGTCTCATGATGACACCATTACAGTTCATCTCtagaaaataatatattttattttatttatgttcaacttaaaaaagttgtttattgcttacatatttatataacttaattacaatttcaagaaaaaaaagttaaatcattaagacggtcatgtcctcaaaagacatttttgaaactttttaaaaaacatgaaatttcaaGACAACGTTGCAGTGtcgatttaataaactttttttttgactgcttagataaacataaatgaacaagaaTGTATGTTGGGTTAATGATGCTAGGTttagttaaacacaaacacacgcatgcactggcacacatgcacacacgcacaagTGCATATACGCACACTTATATGTTGGTgggtataaaacatttaacacattgatgtctgaactaaataaaggacatttgggatcatatttggatcaccttaaagtgaacaaaaaatagattttacatttgaaacaaacaaataaaatacacaaataaaaataatcaaattaataaatcaactttagggcggtacagatttatggggttcagtttgagttaatttatctttgtctttaaaaatcaccCTTCATGCAGCCTTACAAGCTGaaagttttcttgattttagtcTGCATCATATTGAACAAACAGAAGCCTGGAGGAACccgatttgaattttaaactgtatcacagcctcacttgacacagatttctgattggctgatcacGGTGGGAGGGAAAACTCTGTGGTTGACGTCACCAACGGGCCGGAATCTGCAAGCGGGAGAAGTGCAGAGAACGAGAGACTTTTGACGACCGTTTGTCGTATTTTTTCTGCGTTTTAACAATCCGTGTGATGaatctccaacattttttttgcttgtctggAAAAGATTCAAGTAAAATCTTTGAAGTTTGCACGGTAAGTTTGCGATTTCTTCCCTCCAACTCTGAACTCAGTTGAATGCTAAAGGTGTTTTAAGCTAGCTCCGCCAGTAATGCAGACGTCTGGGCTACTCGCGGTGGCTTTGGCTGTATAagtaattattactttttacaaaggtttacttgtgctttttgtaataaaaaatagagaCATTGAAGAGTTATTTGCAGTGCAGAGTTTACAGAATGAGACTCGATATTTTTCCAAACGCGTGAGTGCTAAGTAACCGTTGGAAGACATTTTGCTCTTCAGTTAAGGGTCTGCAGGGTTCATCCCATTCACAGTGTGACGACACCACAGTCCATTATTCCaaacttcaaaatgtgcagtttcactgtatgttcaatttttacgctgtaaaaagcttttatcttgtttaaaagatcatcttgcAGACGTTTGGCCTGGCATGCCATCTTTTGAAACTGGTTATGGACATGTGTTTAAAGTAAAGTCATCATTAACTGCTCACATGTCTAGAAAGCATAATCTGAAAATGTAAGTATGCATATTAGGGAAGTTAGGTTAAGTTAGGTTAGTTAGATTAGGGATGTTCTCAGCCCTCTGTCAGTGGTGAAGATGTTTAGAGAGCACAGATGTAGCTAAGCCaacaaatgtcaacactgataTGTACGAGGATTTTAGTGAAtcataaatcatatttaaaaacctttccagATCTTACTTTGTGCTGTATAAAATGTGTGtacatgatgtttttttcccctctctgatTCAAGGTGATCTAAATACACGTGAAAATGAGTGAATCAGAACCCATGTTCCTCCACACTGCCATTATGGAGGTCCTACCAGAGCCACAAAAGACATCCTGGAAGAACACTTGCAGtccattggaataaatggagttgTATGAGGATCTACGATTCATAGAAGAGGCTGACTTGCTGCCAGCTTTGAGACCTGTTCAAGCCCGGAAACGTCTTGCTCTCTGGAAATTGAAATGTGAGTGtcaaacattacaaatgagtttttgtaATGCACGGAAGTGGATATGAATATGAATGGTAACACACTGACAGTACAGTGTAAACTTAATACActtatactgtttgtttgttttttgttgcagaccAAACGCCAGAGAACAGCACATCGTCATCTGTTGAGACCTCACCAACACAATCATCATCACTTTTGTTATAGTCACCGAGAAGTTTGTCATCCACATCTTCCAGAAGCCGAGGACTGTACATACATTGACTGGGAGGACAGCTTTGAAATTCCATGGAGTAAGTTTTCTGAGGAATTTGTGCAGAGGGGAAAGAGACCTGGCCCAAGACTAAGGAAGGAAATGGTTTGCACtctttttgcagaaatgatgaaagcaagacgtttttccaaactctaaaaggctgcagatgatgcggggagagcagagtggctgctcagaagagatgagatgttaaagagatgcgctttcttctgctctgctaCTTTAATGAGGAGGAtgccatgttcttgtagaagatGCAGACGAGGTCCAGATGCAGCAGGTGCCGTTGACTCCAACTGTTATTGTATGTGGTAAGTAAAGTTTCCAGTGTTAAATTATTCTaaaggttttgtctttgtacACTGTACATGAGTGACATGTTTACTTTATCCATTGTTCTGTCTTTAGGACAGGTTCATGCTGAGTTGGGACCGCTCCATCGTACACAACAACATTGCAGCACTATGACTGATGTTCGGAAGCTACTTCTGCTTTAACAGTCATTATCCAACTGAGCTGGCTTCAACCCTGGAGTTTCTGCAAAGGTACATATTTATGAGTGCTGTCATGCGATTCATTTTTGGGTTTGGTTAGTTAATCATGACCTGCAGTTAATTATTCTAATTAATCTTTTATTAATCTAACTCAGGGCTGCTCATccctggtccttgagatctaccagcctgcctgatttccagctgattacctggaccaggtgtgttcattcagtcagaatgtggagacatctggttgagctgatcaacagctagcagggcttggggatctggaaaacagtcagggtgatggatcccaaggaccaggaatgagcagccctggctaacctaaaatttagctttgaaaatccttattttggggtaatttgatttaaatagtaagattgtgtcacattaaaagaaataaaatacaatttaaagggtggctttatgaagttttccaagtataacagacttttttccaatctttaCTTTTGTACCACTAAGGGATAATTCTTCAGtctcaaacagaacaaagacctAAGCCAAAGTGCTCtactttaaaaaactaatggaaatattctgaacaatccaaaaaatatttaccaCAAAATTCTTAATGATACCATAATATATATTCGTTGAAATATCTTATTCCACAGTTTGCTGTCTGACACGATCAGCCCTCAGCGTCCCAATTAAGACATGGGtattatttttcccttgttaagagccaaccatgcaaaatgtgacttgatcatttcttaaatgtttgatctggactgtatcataaaaaatgaaatgaaacagatttgaaccttatttgttaaatagttaATGCCCATAGAATGCTGCATTTCAattcttttaactgaaacagatgTCCTCTCAGGCGACGTGTGGCTGCTTTTAGGGATGACAGAAACGTAATCTTATGGTAGCATTATGCAGCTGCTTTTATAAAACTACAGTTTGCTTCTAGCTTGAAGTGTTATCTTTGTTTGTTATGTGCGGTCTATTATCAATTTACTCATGccagattttaatgttcttgtcttACAGCTGATGTCCTAAGATGTGCCACTTTACCTGGTTGGGAACAAATTGAAGAGGCCAAGCTCAAGAAAGCCGTTGTCAACAAATGTAGGGCAGAGCAGGTTCTAAGGCCACTGCTATGATCTACAGTATGCGGACTGGTttctcttccatcttttttcttattttttatcttaatctgGTTCTCAAATTGGTCCATGGATTTGGTAGGCTGCAAGTTTAGGAGAATGTTTTTATCAGGTACTTTTTTATGTGGTTacataatcttgtttttttccttgtacctcagcagtgatgtcagtgtgtttgttgtttaaaatatgGAAGTTTTCTTTACCATCATGTCAGCCACATTGAGTACGCCACGGTTCATGtacttaatgcatttaatattttaaaaagtgtttaataCTGCTACCACAATTCAAATGCTGTACTGATGATGGTGCTGCCCAAATAAAGTGTAAAGCATTTACATTTCTagtattgtttttactgttactgtatatcagtggtctcccatcctggtccttgaaggtcactgttatggatgttttagctgttttcctgctccaacagatctgctgcagtggtTGAATTGCCTCCTCAAGTTCTGCAGGAGGTGGTTAATAACCTGTTGATTCACATCTGGGGAGCAAAGAAACATCTAAACCCTACTGGATGGTGGCCCTGAGGACCAGGATTGGCTACCACTGCTATAAAAAtaacttctcttttctttctcaaatacaTCTCAAATATCATTCTCATTAACGGCTTTGGTAAGACATTTAAGAGAAATGATTAAGACATGAAAGAGACATCAGACAGACAATGATGAGATCTCTTTTAGGACTCATTCTTCTCAGATTTGTCTCATGAACGTCTTAGGTTCGTCTCTCCCACTTCTTAATTATTGCTCTaacagttgtctcaactcaacctcatttgtctcagtgatgtcttttctcattatagcttaactcttgctcctaagggacccttaggagcaagagttaagAAGCAAATGATCACTGAATGATACGAATATGAGACGCTCAAACTGATCTCAAGAGACGAGATCAAGCAACATATGAGCAACAGATTTTTCCTATGGGATACATTTTACACTACAGTGTGAAACAGCCTAAAGTTGGCCAGGGGGAAGAAAACACATCAGATGAATGACCTACCAGAGTCTTCATGTTGTAGATGCAGCCTGGGACGTGAGCAATGAGGTTGTGGCTGAGGTTGAGCTTCTTCAGTCTGCTCAGGTTGGACAGAGAAGCAGGCAGTGAGGACAGCTGGTTATTGGCCACACTCAGCACCTGGAGTAGATGGTTAAAACTTAATTGTGAATGTTGGACAGGTCAGGTCTGgacacattacaaaaaaaaacagtattctGCTAAGCTTTGTTATCTCTGACTTACCTTAAATTGAGCTGGCTGACAAAGAAACATCTTTCTTGGCAGATGACACATATTACACCTCGTAATTGTTAACCAGATTGGTCTTTTCCTCTTCTTTgacaatctattttttttatcgcTCAGAATtatcaacaaattaaaaaaaaaaaggtttaatttaaTTAGATGTCTGATTTAATGTTCGGCTTAGCTATCTGTCAGACCcctattagttttttttttttaacttgtcctgtccaacagctgagcaaacagatgagagctaaagGCCTCCTCTGctgctaacacaaagctacaagccTGGCTGCACTGTTCCTAGcatgtgtctgttagcagccaGACTCACGAAGATAGCACTGaagtcatcgccccgcctccccacAGGAAATTCTGACAGGAATTGAATTATCCGACACATTATggacatgaaaatgaaaatgcaatcccctctttgcattttcattttaattatgaaacagaataagcggtttttaggtagaaaaggaaaaagcaatttgaagtattgatttttcattctaattttgagtcatttgatgcagttacatttagaaaattaaaaatccttTCTGCCAATCCATTTTAATTATCTAATtagacattttctttatcattttaatgaagtgacagaataagcagtgttgaagaagaaaatgaaaaagcattttgacggATTGCTTTGTCATttcaattttgagtcaaaaaatgcagcttcatttagaaaatgaaaaagcatttctgcttttgacttttatttttaattgtgctACACAAATACATCCATATAAATGTGACTAAAGTTTTACATTTCACTATAGTAGCCAAACCAAAAACTCTCTGCTCTCAGGCGCCACGGCAGGACAACACTGGAGGTTcatcatcattactgtcaggtgtagatGGTAGTCGAAAGGGGTGGgatctgtccacacacacactgaaatgtgtGTGATAAAGGgggcagttaaaattggcgggtagggcactgagaggacatctcctgatcgctcacagtgatgtccaccCTCCCACCAAGGGTCCCTAAATGCCTATGGTGCAGTTAAAACTGAGAGGAAAGGGGTCCAAATCCATGTGGCAACCAATGTGAGGGGTGGACCCCTGTTGAACCTCCCCCCCTCCCAAGGTGCATTGCAACCTTCTATCACCCCAGTACGTGGTTACATGAGAATGAGAACTTCCAGACTGACCCCCGAT
It contains:
- the LOC111946580 gene encoding uncharacterized protein LOC111946580, with protein sequence MTSKKTFKFQRTIYSTAEHCCVPLCQASSKYNSLLSFHTFPSDAEIRRKWLVAIRRDKFTVTPHTRVCSRHFNKGDVREPLSETGRRLLNKGAVPALFEWNNFTLPTSRPGVWERRERPPPMTEDDGDAGEKADIPMDHDYASASDPAVVDLALDDNISLRDEILKLREHVEKLTMNQRFGIHRFAASDKDIRFFTRFASYDLLMRFWALIEPSLPNMVSVTQAQRGTFTEPSSTVTRFLQPMDEMFMFLNYLALGSKQRDLADRYGVHQSTVSRIITTWSNFLYTVLGSVRIWIPEEKIRAHLPAEFKDYADTTVILDCTELRCQCPSSPLLQSEMFSAYKSHCTLKGLLGVAPHGAVTFISQLYAGSISDKQITRESGILSLLRPGMAIMVDRGFLVDDLVPCKIYRPAFLSGRSQMSACEVRETQAIARLRVHVERLIRRVKEHKFFDTEIPLRLFGNINQLYTVACLLTNYENGPLVKAWAKNPE